Within Falco cherrug isolate bFalChe1 chromosome 12, bFalChe1.pri, whole genome shotgun sequence, the genomic segment GCCGTCACCTCCTTCGGTGCAGTACAAAGCAGCGggacccccccttcccctcccaagGGGTGTCCCCACCTGGGAGCACCCCAGCCAGGAGAGCAGCTGCTCAGGTGAATTTTCCACGGGTGCCTGCCAAGCAGGCGCAGGGGGGAACGCTGCCAGCATGCCGTGAGAGGGCAAGGTGCTGCGAGCATCTCACCAGCGCTCACCTTACAGGTTGGCATCGTACGCTGCATTGGTGAAGATGCCCGGTGATCCGAGGTCACTGGAAGGCAAGCACAAGGGTGTCAGCCGTGCGGGAGAGTGCAGGGTGTGAAGGGCAGGGGTTGGCTCAGCCCTGAAGATGCTCCCACTTATAAAAGCAGCCTCACCCAGGCAGGTCTGGGTGGCAGCGGGGTGACCgcagggctgtgatgggcaCGGGCAGAGCCACCCTCCCGCAGAGCACAGCTCTCACCTGGTGGGGTTCAGGAGCTTCTTCTTCTCATCTGGTAACAGTGTCAAAACATCCATGGGGACAGAGCagatagaaaagaaataaccaGATTTGATTAGGGAAGGGTGTGGGAAGCCCCAGCAGCGGCATCTGAAATTGAACCATTTGGCAAGCATGGGATGGAGGGGGGAGTGGGGGCTGAAGCATTTGCCTTCTTCCCCTTTGCAATGAAGGTGTTTTTCTGGCTCTCCAAACCTGGCTGCCGACCCTTTGAGCTGGCCGAACTGCCAAGGACCCCCGCAACTCACAGCAAAGGAGACATGTGGACTGAGGCAATCACATTGTTAAACTCTTCTGTTCATCCCACCCTTCTCTGGGACTCCGTAACCACCTTGCCTGAGAGCCCCTGGCCAAAGCAACGGTGTGCTGTGGGAGGTGTTTCTGTACCTCTGTCGCTGAGCCGCTTGGCAAGGAGGGCAATGAGCATCCCAGAGAGCACAATGCCGGCTACTGCCAGAGCTGTGCCACTGCTGTAAGCCAAGACTTCCTTTAAGAAGGTGGCACCGTCCTCTGAAACAGATCCACAGACCCACAGGTTAGAAAGCTGTCAGAAGGACGTCACAGCACCCAGGTTTCTGGGGTGCCCCCCTGCCATGTTCACGATGTGCTGCAGGAAGCtagacaccccccccccccccgtgctaGAGGACCAAGCAGTCCCATCATACCTGTGCAGACAGGGGCATGCCTAGTCCAGTTCCCTGTGGCCGCACATCGGAGCACCTCTGCTCCCCTCCGAATAAACCCCTCCTCGCAGGAAAAAGTGCACGTGGAGTTGTATGTGAAGTTCCCATGCGTGtgagagcagctcagctggccTCTGCTGGGGGGGtccagcaccaggcagctgaTGACTGCAGATAAAGCACAGGGGCAGCATCAATTGGACAGGAATgatggtggtggggtggggacaTGTGGGCTGGGGAGCCAGGGGATGAGCTGCCAGACCAGGGGTGTTAAGGGAAAGGGGACACTGGGGAAAGCAATCTGCTGCAACAGAGCACTTCCAGACATGCATGTGATCATGAGATCTACCTTTGCATTGTGCGGTGTCCCCAGTCCATGCCCCTGTGGCTGTGCATTCGCGACTCTCCATCCCTACCAGTGCAAACCCTGCCTGGCAGGAGAAGGCACACGTGGAGCCAAAGACAAAGTCCCCATGGAGGTGGGAGCAGTTCAGCTCTCCGTGGTCTGGAGCACTGAGCACTGGGCAGGCAatggctgcagggacagagatACACTtcaagcaggagctggggacTACAAGGCTCAACTGTTGAAATGAGAGGATCAAGACACTGGAGAACATGTCAAGGTCATTCCAAGGCCTGTGACACCTCAAGCAGCAGCTCTACCTTCACAGTGTGGAGGATCCCCAGTCCAGGTCCCTGTGGCCGTGCACTCTCGGCTCTCCAACCCCATCAAGGCAAACCCCGTATGACAGGAGAAGGCACACGTGGAGCCAAAGGCAAAGTCCCCATGGAGGTGGGAGCAGTTCAGCTCTCCGTGGTCTGGAGCACTGAGCACAGGGCAGGTGATGGCTGTAGGGACAGAGATACACTTCAAGAAGGAGCCTGGGGACTACGAGGCTCAACTGTTGCAATGAGAGGACCAAGACACCGGAGAACATCCCATGGTCATCCCAAGGCCTGTGACACGCTGAGCAGCAACTCTACCTTTGCATTGTGGGGCATCCCCAGTCCAGGTCCCTGTGGCTGTGCACTCTCGGCTCTCCAGCCCCATCAGCGCAAATCCTGCCTGGCAGGAGAAGGCACACGTGGAGCCGAAGGCAAAGTCCCCATGGAGGTGGGAGCAGTTCAGCTCTCCGTGGTCTGGAGCACTGAGCACAGGGCAGGCAatggctgcagggacagagatACACTtcaagcaggagctggggacTACAAGACTCAACTGTTGAAATGAGAAGATCAAGACACTGGAGAACATGTCAAGGTCATTCCAAGGCCTGTGACACCTCAAGCAGCAGCTCTACCTTCACAGCGTGGGGCATCCCCGGTCCAGGTCCCTGTGGCCATGCACTCTCGGCTCTCCAACCCCATCAACGCAAACCCCATCTGACAGAAGAAGGCACACGTGGAGCCAAAGGCAAAGTCCCCATGGAGGTGGGAGCAGTTCAGCTCTCCGTGGTCTGGAGCACTGAGCACAGGGCAGGTGatggctgcagggacagagatACACTTCAAGAAGGAGCTGGGGACTACAGGGTTAAAGTGTGGGGACAAGAGGTTGGGGAAAATCCTATTGTCACCCAAAGGGAGCAACACCCTGAGCTCTAGCAGCAGCTCTACCTTCACAGCGTGGGGTATCCCCAGTCCAGGTCCCTGTGGCTGTGCACTCGTGGCTTTCCAGCCCCATCAGTGCAAACCCTGGCCGGCAGGAGAAGGCACACGTGGAGCCAAAGGTGAAGTCCCCATGCAGGTGGGAGCAGTTCAGCTCTCCGTGGTCTGGAGCACTGAGCACTGGGCAGGCAACAGCTGCATGGATAGATATACACTTCAGCAGGAGCCTGGAGACTATGAGGCTCAACTTGCAATGAGAGGATCAAGACACTGGAGAACATCCCAGGGTCAATCCAAGGTCTGGGACACCTCGAGCAGCAACTCTACCTTCACAGCGTGGGGCATCCCCAGTCCAGGTCCCTGTGGCTGTGCATTTGCGGCTCTCTGGCCCCATTAGTGCAAACCCTGCCTGGCAGGAGAAGGCACACGTGGAGCCAAAGGTGAAGTCCCCGTGGAGGTGGGAGCAGCTCAACTCTCCCCAGTCTGGAGCGCTGAGCACAGGGCAGGTGATGGCTGCAGGGCAAAGGGGCACACTTCAAGCGGATCTTGGGGACTGGGAGGCTAAACTGCTGGAACCAAGAGGCTGGGGAACATCCTAGTGTCTCCCCAAGGCCAATGACACCCTGATCTCTGCTCTAGAAGCAGCTTTACCTTCACAGCGTGGGGCATCCCCTGTCCAGGTCCCTGTGGCTGTGCACTCTCGGCTCTCTGACCCCATCAGCTCAAACCCCATCTGACAGGAGAAGGAACACGTGGAGCCGAAGGCAAAGTCCCCGTGGAGGTGGGAGCAGTTCAGCTCTCCCCGGTCTGGAGCACTGAGCTCTGGGCAGGTGATGGCTGCAATGGGAGAGCAGGTCTCAGAGACAAGATAGATGAGGTTAAATCTAAGGATTAGGGCTGAATCCTGATCAGGCAAAACCAAACCTCTGGTGATATGTCTCTGATTTGCCTTTCCTACCCAGACAAGTCTCATCTCTTCAAAAACAGTAGTAATGTAGTTGGTGCAATGATTTTTCTGCCATAGGAATGATTTCCTGGTGGTGGAAGTTGCTGCTCTGCCAGAGCCCTGTTCATCCCCTGCACTACCCTGGCGTTGCAGCCCCCAGGATGAAGGACCATGGCTGCTACAGTCCTACTCGCCTCCCTCCCTGGATTGGAGCAGAGACCTGCCTCCATTCTTGTCACAGTAGCAGTGGGAAGGACACCCAGGTGGCTTTGGGGCTGtaggggatggggatgggatggctACAGGGGCTGCGTGCCAGCCCCTCCAggctgtgcctggggtgtgCTTCGCTGCATGCCATGGCAGCACCCAACATTTGCTGTGGCGAGcggctctgcctgcctgcaggacCACCGCAGGTTAGTGGCAGGAGCACACCTAACATCACCGGCACCCAGCCCCGGTGAGACAGACCCCATTTCCTACACCTTTCAGGCTGACACCGAAGACTTTCCTTGGCAGACTTTTCCTTTCACAGCTATTTTACAGGCAAGCCTGGTTTCCCACAGAATCCCTGGAGGTGTCTATCGGGgccccaaaacccagcactgatGCACCTTCCAGCAGGCAGCCCAGGCTCTACCTTTGCAGCGTGGGGAGGGCATGCTGAGGGCGtgagggctgcaggcagacaccCGGCAGCGCGTgcgagggcagggcaggcagccttGCCCCTTATAGTGTCTGCAGTAGCATCAGCCTCACTGCAGCAGGAACCTCTGCTTGTTTTTGGAGTAAACCCAACTGGCAACGTTTGCTAATGCAGCTTCGTAATTAGCAAAGGCGGCTGACTGACTCTTCTGATTCATTgcgaaaaagaaaaataaatcatacttacagccagcaggaaaaaacagtgagCTGGGAAAGCAAACCTTTGGGAACTTGGAAAGCCTGGAGCAGGCAGGCTCAGCCCAGCTTGTGTGGGAGGACTTCCACAAAATTGGGAGCCAGCCTCTGACCCTGCCActgtgggggctgctggccaTGGGACAGTCACATCTCCATGCCCGTTCCCCTTAACCACAGAAAGATTTGCTGGTCTCAGCTGCCTAAAGCAAGCCCCGGGCTGGACCACAGGCCCAGCCAGAACAAGTATCATTGGCAGCAGTAACTTCAaggcaggattttattttttaaatatctatACAGAGACCCTGCCTGCCCCCGACCCCTCCTGCTGGGACTCCCAACACAGAGGGTCCCCAGCTGTGTTCTGTGTCTGCTCCAGTCCTTGCTTTGTCCCACCCTTGTGCAAGGCTGCAGATGCACCACGCAACAGCACAGGGAAGGTGGAGCAAGGCTCTCGCACGCCCCCAAAAAGCCCAGCACCTCTCTGGGATGCCTGGCACCTGGCTGTGAACCTTTGAGCCGCTGACAGGAAGACTTTCCCTGCAGCATGATGTACCGCAGCTTTCTCTCCTTTGTGGCTTCCTGCCCTGTTTTGTCCCTCCCAGCTTATACCTAAGCTCATCTCAGAGGCCCTTGCTGCCGCTCaaggcagcccagccccgctgGGATACACCCTTCCCCTGGCCACAACAGCAGCCACCCTTTGATCTTCTCTGAGGATTCCTGAGATGCCAAGCACCTTCCCAAAGTGGATTGGGGTGAGCAGGGGGAGATGGAGATGGTGCCACCAGGATGATGGAGATGCCAAGACACTCTCCTGCCCTCATGCTCAGACCATGCAGGGTGCTGGCACCTGGGTGGGATTCAGGTCAGCAAGCAAGAGCACTGGGACAGCCAGGGCAAGCAGGGGGCTCATCCAGAGCTCACAGCCACTCTGCCCATTGCAGTCTTATCAGGGAACTGCTCCCCATACGGAACACCGGGAGCCGCTTCTGCAaagggctggggcacagcaaGTGCAGCCCATCACTTGCCTGAGCAGTGTTGGGCACACGGGGCTTGACCCCCCCAAAGCATCAATGCTGCATCCCCGAGACCCCCTGGCAGGCCCTACCTGTGCACGTGGGGATGTCTGCTGACCACTTCTGGGAAGGCAGGCACCGCAGCGTGCCAGCCCCTTGCCGCTCAAACCCCTCGTGGCACCCAAACACGCAGGTGGAGTTGTAGCTGAAGTCTCCGTAGGGATGGCTGCAGTTCATGCGTGCTCCCCTGGGCTCAAGCTCAGCACACTGCACAACTGGGAGAGATGTGGCACCGCCAGCCCATTAGGAGCACAACAGAATTGCCCGCTTTGATGCCAGGGCTCAGGCTTTCCAGCAtggatggagggatggggaTGTTTGCCTCACCAGCCTCGCACTCGGGGCCATAGAAGCCAGGGTAGCACTCGCAATGATAGCTCCCGATGGTCTCCACGCACTCGCCGCGCTGGCTGCATGGAAtgggtgggcaggaggctgTGCACACAGAGGATGGTCATCAGGAGCCACTGGTCACCCTTCTGAGGTCCCCAGCCCACCTGATCTGGGCCTGTGCCACAGTCCCCCCGCTCACCCTGGTAGCACAGTGCCTTTTTCCTCCGGTTGCAGGGCTCATCGTTCCACTTGCCCGACTCCCGTGGCCGCTTGATGTAGATCTCCACGCAGTCCTGGTTGGAGCGGCGGTTGTtgggctccccagctgcccagtTCTCCGCCTCCTTCGTCAGTGCCTTCTTGGTGCCCACCCAGGTCCAGATGCCGTTCAGCTTGCGGATGCCAATCCAGTAGTAGCGGTTGTGGAAGGGCAGGCTCTCATTGAGGTACTCAATCTCCCGCTTGTTCTGGATTGCCACtaggtcagtgaagaaggtcTGGCAGTAGTTCCTGGCCTGCTCCCACGTGTAGTCCCCTTGGTCACTGTAGTGGTACTTCCAGGCACCCACCTCCATCCGCATCACCACACCTGCGAGAGAGAGTGAGGTCCAGGGTCGATGCCGGAAAGATGGGAGCCAGGTTGGGGATGGGGTCCCTTGGGACATGAGGGTGGGCTAGGGCTGGCATCAGGGCCAAGAGATGCCAGTGAACAGTTGGGCAAGGGGACAGGAGGAAGGGATAAGAGTGGGCAATAATGGTGCTCTAAGGGTACACAGAGATGTGGGTGGAttgggcagggcagaggggggaCTGCATGGGGGTGAGGAAGGTGGAGGAGACGGGGTGAAGGCTGAGACAGAGGGAAGCATGGAATGGGGTGGGCAGAGCACAGGTGGCAGAAGAGTCCCAAGTGCTGATGCCTCCTCCTGCTCAAGGGGTGaaagcccagccccacagccctgcccccctgcccagaAAGGTTTCCCAAAGGGGAAGACCCAACATCAAGATGGTTCCTTAAATGTGGTTCCTTCCTTGAGCACAGAAGTGTACCACTTCAATTTTCCTGCTTTATGCTTCTACATGAGAGTTAGCTTAGATCAAGGCAGAGGAACGAGCATGGCCTCACCCCCAAAAGCATCTGTATCCCAAGCTGCTCATCTGAGCCAGAGATGGTCAAAGAGTCTTATAAAATTCAGTGTTGCAAAACAACTGTCTTGCAACACTGAAGTTCACATCCTAGCCATGCCCACCATGCAGGGCAAAGCCAGAGATTAACTGGAACCCACACCCAGAAGTTCTCCTGCTCTTATTTACAGCATTTCTCACCACAACCTGATGCAATCTAAGTGTTTAAGCCACAAAAAagtcttcctccctcctctccagtAGCATGCATCTCCACAACTACAGAAAGTGATATGGGGATTGTATCTCTATCTGCGCAGAAAATTAGATGGGGATCAAAGATCGCTCCAAATAACTGGCCTGGGGTACCCTGCATCTCAGGGGAGCATATCACACTGTGGTCATGCAGGCCAGGGCCTGGGCATTGCAGATTAGATGCAAATCTAGGGCTTCCAAAGTCTAATTAGGGCTCTGGTTTGGTCAGTAGTTATGCAGTTTTCTAAGCAGAGTTCCCATAATTTGTCTGGTTTTCCTTGTGAAAGAGCAAACTATCCACTTCGTTcaagaaaactgaggaaaatgtGGCCTTCAACAGCCATTCTCTTCACCCCTTGGGAGTTTGGAGCTGCAGAACAGAAGCTCAGGGCACCTCCTGGGAGCCTGCCCTGGCCTCAGCTCCCACCACCCACCTTCTGGCCCTCgctgcctccccagcacagctcagagcagctgccctgctgccctcacACACCCCATCCCTAAAACAAAAAGGACCCAGGGAGCCCATCCTCTATATGCTCTCCTGCCTCTTTCCTCCAGCTCCCCTAGCAACTCTGTAGCACAGCTCATCCTCACTCCTTCCCCTCAGCCTTACAttacctctccctgccccacctGGAGTTGAACCCCATGGTGGGTGCTGTTTGCCTACGTGTTGACCCCTTGGCTTCTCTGGCAGCCCCCAAAGTCTCCTGCCCAGGGTGGTGCTCAGCATCCACAGCACTTGGGGtgcctttgcatttttgttttcccctcagAGCTAAATCTCAGCCTCCCCCTGGAACTTCTGCATTTACTTCTGTTCCTTAGCTCAATCACAAAAGGTCCTTTGAAAATAACCCAGCTCACTGCAGGATCCCTAGGGACAAAGCAGGCATCGGCAGGTTTTGCTCTGTACAATgccaaaatgaaggaaatatcCTACAGGCAGTAAAACCAAATTAGTTTCTACTCTGATGTCTTTTCCTGATGTTAGTTAGCAGCTTTAACTCTGTGTGGTGCTGCCCCAGGTGTGTTCCCAACCCTTGCACCTGTGGGtcctgtggctgtggctgtgcccagctctgcagcatgggCATGGGCAGGGAGccgagctgctgctgcctttctccagATCACGGTGCAATGCACCAGCTGCCATACTGCATTTGGGGAACCCTGTGGGGACACCACATGTGTCCTGATCCTCCCTGGGGGAGCATGGTCCTGCAATAGGTctggctggggggagctggcccCAAGAGATGCggccccctcccagcccagaaGGAGCCAGTCCTGGGCTAGCAGCTGCAGGGAGTATGACTGATAAGCCCCCAGAATAACATTGCTGTCCTCCTCCAGTTTCCTGGACCTGCAGGCTCCTCGGCAACAGGGTCCCGCTGGGCTTACCACGCCCGCAGCAGGTGGCTTACCCCATGTGATGGCAGCGATGCCCAGGTAGCAGATGCCATGAGAACTCAGAGCCCACGTCCTCCCAGCAGATCGCAGTCCCGCAGCAGTGCCCTGCATGCCAGGGAGGAAGGTGTGAGCATGCATGTTCCACGGGGGCTCACACACCCCACAGTGCACCCACACCGCTGCCGGGTGGTCCTGGTAGCCACAAACGCATGTCGCTTGTGCCAGCTTACATGCAGGCACGCACAATGCTGCCAGCCGGgtacagctctgctgcagaaagggCCCCTCCGGCGAGGTACTTTTGTgggggctgtgcctgcagcacagctggacagtgagggaggctgtgccagcagtgcAGTTCACTCCTGGGGAGCCCCCAAGTCCAGGGCatgccctgtgccccccacccctccccacccacccagggCTGGTATCTGCCTCCATAGCAGTGTGCCTGGCAGTGCTCTGTGCACCTGGCACAGCCTCGCTGCTCGGGGCAGAGTCTCAGGGGCAGCCTGGGTCCGTCCCAAGGGTccccagcagcgctgctggTTCCTGGCAGCACCTGCCCGCAGCCCTGCTGTCCCGTAACCCCCTTTTCCAGGCAGACCCCAACTCGTGCCCAAGGAGAGGAGTGGGACCTACCATGTCGGTGCTGCAGACGCACCTTGCCCGACTGCCGGCAGCACCAGTGCGTCTGGCTGTCGGCGGGCAGCAGCGCTCACACTTCCTCTAACCACGCACAGCATCGCTCCCTGCCCTTGGCCTCTTCCcctcccgccccagccccgctgccaccCGCATCCTGCCCCGCGTCCCCGCCTCCCCACCGAAGGGCTCTCCCACCCCCAGAGACCCCGCTCCCAGCCCAGAGCCAGAGGGGAACagcaggggcagccctggccacagCCCTGCCGAGGGACCTGCGTGCATCCCCACGCTGCCATGGGCACATGACAGCCACAGGAGCCAACTCGCAACAAGCCAACGAGCCGAGCTTGCCTGAGCCCCCCAGGAGATGGAGAAGGTCCCCCCAGGGGGGTCCAGCCCCAGCCCAAGGTGCCCAGGGCACTGAGACCTCTTTGACCCACCATGTCCACGTTGCAGTGCCTGCACCAGCAATCAGAGGACAGAGGAGGGATGAAGTGTGATGAGTTCCCACAGGGGCTGAGCAGAAGCGTGGCTCGCAGCCTCCTGGCTCCTGTGCCGGATGCTCTCCTCACTTGCAGGCTTTTTGCTCTGGCTATGAATCCTCATATACCAATAAAGTTACACAAggtattttcctgtctttgccTTCAAATCTGTATGAGAAAGGGCCATGAAAATGCCAGAGGAACTTCCCTGAGTTGTTAATATCCTTTAGGAACTTCCACTGATCCTTCAGGGACATGTCTCATTGTGTCCACCTCCCCTTGGATCATTCTTGAATCATCATAAATTTTCCTTGCCCTGTTCTGCTTCTAAATAAAATTGTCTTGGCCGGGCTTTCTGCAGGAATTGCTCTGCTCACTTCCAGCTAAAGCCAGGCAAGAGCCATGCAGGTCACATGCATTTTCCAGTTCCAGAGAAGTTGATGCTGCTCCAAGAGGACTTACACTAGACAAAAGGAGGAACCCATCCCACAAAAGCCGTAACCCACTACAATGACTATACTTTGCCAATGTAAATGAAACTCAGTTCCTGTCTCTGGATACCTTCcttacaaaatgttttactgcAATTGTCTATTTTTATGGAATTGCTGA encodes:
- the SELP gene encoding P-selectin isoform X1, whose translation is MGTAAGLRSAGRTWALSSHGICYLGIAAITWGVVMRMEVGAWKYHYSDQGDYTWEQARNYCQTFFTDLVAIQNKREIEYLNESLPFHNRYYWIGIRKLNGIWTWVGTKKALTKEAENWAAGEPNNRRSNQDCVEIYIKRPRESGKWNDEPCNRRKKALCYQASCPPIPCSQRGECVETIGSYHCECYPGFYGPECEAVVQCAELEPRGARMNCSHPYGDFSYNSTCVFGCHEGFERQGAGTLRCLPSQKWSADIPTCTAITCPELSAPDRGELNCSHLHGDFAFGSTCSFSCQMGFELMGSESRECTATGTWTGDAPRCEAITCPVLSAPDWGELSCSHLHGDFTFGSTCAFSCQAGFALMGPESRKCTATGTWTGDAPRCEAVACPVLSAPDHGELNCSHLHGDFTFGSTCAFSCRPGFALMGLESHECTATGTWTGDTPRCEAITCPVLSAPDHGELNCSHLHGDFAFGSTCAFFCQMGFALMGLESRECMATGTWTGDAPRCEAIACPVLSAPDHGELNCSHLHGDFAFGSTCAFSCQAGFALMGLESRECTATGTWTGDAPQCKAITCPVLSAPDHGELNCSHLHGDFAFGSTCAFSCHTGFALMGLESRECTATGTWTGDPPHCEAIACPVLSAPDHGELNCSHLHGDFVFGSTCAFSCQAGFALVGMESRECTATGAWTGDTAQCKVISCLVLDPPSRGQLSCSHTHGNFTYNSTCTFSCEEGFIRRGAEVLRCAATGNWTRHAPVCTEDGATFLKEVLAYSSGTALAVAGIVLSGMLIALLAKRLSDRDEKKKLLNPTSDLGSPGIFTNAAYDANL
- the SELP gene encoding P-selectin isoform X5, with product MGTAAGLRSAGRTWALSSHGICYLGIAAITWGVVMRMEVGAWKYHYSDQGDYTWEQARNYCQTFFTDLVAIQNKREIEYLNESLPFHNRYYWIGIRKLNGIWTWVGTKKALTKEAENWAAGEPNNRRSNQDCVEIYIKRPRESGKWNDEPCNRRKKALCYQASCPPIPCSQRGECVETIGSYHCECYPGFYGPECEAVVQCAELEPRGARMNCSHPYGDFSYNSTCVFGCHEGFERQGAGTLRCLPSQKWSADIPTCTAITCPELSAPDRGELNCSHLHGDFAFGSTCSFSCQMGFELMGSESRECTATGTWTGDAPRCEAITCPVLSAPDWGELSCSHLHGDFTFGSTCAFSCQAGFALMGPESRKCTATGTWTGDAPRCEAVACPVLSAPDHGELNCSHLHGDFTFGSTCAFSCRPGFALMGLESHECTATGTWTGDTPRCEAITCPVLSAPDHGELNCSHLHGDFAFGSTCAFFCQMGFALMGLESRECMATGTWTGDAPRCEAIACPVLSAPDHGELNCSHLHGDFAFGSTCAFSCQAGFALMGLESRECTATGTWTGDAPQCKAIACPVLSAPDHGELNCSHLHGDFVFGSTCAFSCQAGFALVGMESRECTATGAWTGDTAQCKVISCLVLDPPSRGQLSCSHTHGNFTYNSTCTFSCEEGFIRRGAEVLRCAATGNWTRHAPVCTEDGATFLKEVLAYSSGTALAVAGIVLSGMLIALLAKRLSDRDEKKKLLNPTSDLGSPGIFTNAAYDANL
- the SELP gene encoding P-selectin isoform X4, with protein sequence MGTAAGLRSAGRTWALSSHGICYLGIAAITWGVVMRMEVGAWKYHYSDQGDYTWEQARNYCQTFFTDLVAIQNKREIEYLNESLPFHNRYYWIGIRKLNGIWTWVGTKKALTKEAENWAAGEPNNRRSNQDCVEIYIKRPRESGKWNDEPCNRRKKALCYQASCPPIPCSQRGECVETIGSYHCECYPGFYGPECEAVVQCAELEPRGARMNCSHPYGDFSYNSTCVFGCHEGFERQGAGTLRCLPSQKWSADIPTCTAITCPELSAPDRGELNCSHLHGDFAFGSTCSFSCQMGFELMGSESRECTATGTWTGDAPRCEAITCPVLSAPDWGELSCSHLHGDFTFGSTCAFSCQAGFALMGPESRKCTATGTWTGDAPRCEAVACPVLSAPDHGELNCSHLHGDFTFGSTCAFSCRPGFALMGLESHECTATGTWTGDTPRCEAITCPVLSAPDHGELNCSHLHGDFAFGSTCAFFCQMGFALMGLESRECMATGTWTGDAPRCEAITCPVLSAPDHGELNCSHLHGDFAFGSTCAFSCHTGFALMGLESRECTATGTWTGDPPHCEAIACPVLSAPDHGELNCSHLHGDFVFGSTCAFSCQAGFALVGMESRECTATGAWTGDTAQCKVISCLVLDPPSRGQLSCSHTHGNFTYNSTCTFSCEEGFIRRGAEVLRCAATGNWTRHAPVCTEDGATFLKEVLAYSSGTALAVAGIVLSGMLIALLAKRLSDRDEKKKLLNPTSDLGSPGIFTNAAYDANL
- the SELP gene encoding P-selectin isoform X6 encodes the protein MGTAAGLRSAGRTWALSSHGICYLGIAAITWGVVMRMEVGAWKYHYSDQGDYTWEQARNYCQTFFTDLVAIQNKREIEYLNESLPFHNRYYWIGIRKLNGIWTWVGTKKALTKEAENWAAGEPNNRRSNQDCVEIYIKRPRESGKWNDEPCNRRKKALCYQASCPPIPCSQRGECVETIGSYHCECYPGFYGPECEAVVQCAELEPRGARMNCSHPYGDFSYNSTCVFGCHEGFERQGAGTLRCLPSQKWSADIPTCTAITCPELSAPDRGELNCSHLHGDFAFGSTCSFSCQMGFELMGSESRECTATGTWTGDAPRCEAITCPVLSAPDHGELNCSHLHGDFAFGSTCAFFCQMGFALMGLESRECMATGTWTGDAPRCEAIACPVLSAPDHGELNCSHLHGDFAFGSTCAFSCQAGFALMGLESRECTATGTWTGDAPQCKAITCPVLSAPDHGELNCSHLHGDFAFGSTCAFSCHTGFALMGLESRECTATGTWTGDPPHCEAIACPVLSAPDHGELNCSHLHGDFVFGSTCAFSCQAGFALVGMESRECTATGAWTGDTAQCKVISCLVLDPPSRGQLSCSHTHGNFTYNSTCTFSCEEGFIRRGAEVLRCAATGNWTRHAPVCTEDGATFLKEVLAYSSGTALAVAGIVLSGMLIALLAKRLSDRDEKKKLLNPTSDLGSPGIFTNAAYDANL
- the SELP gene encoding P-selectin isoform X3, encoding MGTAAGLRSAGRTWALSSHGICYLGIAAITWGVVMRMEVGAWKYHYSDQGDYTWEQARNYCQTFFTDLVAIQNKREIEYLNESLPFHNRYYWIGIRKLNGIWTWVGTKKALTKEAENWAAGEPNNRRSNQDCVEIYIKRPRESGKWNDEPCNRRKKALCYQASCPPIPCSQRGECVETIGSYHCECYPGFYGPECEAVVQCAELEPRGARMNCSHPYGDFSYNSTCVFGCHEGFERQGAGTLRCLPSQKWSADIPTCTAITCPELSAPDRGELNCSHLHGDFAFGSTCSFSCQMGFELMGSESRECTATGTWTGDAPRCEAITCPVLSAPDWGELSCSHLHGDFTFGSTCAFSCQAGFALMGPESRKCTATGTWTGDAPRCEAVACPVLSAPDHGELNCSHLHGDFTFGSTCAFSCRPGFALMGLESHECTATGTWTGDTPRCEAIACPVLSAPDHGELNCSHLHGDFAFGSTCAFSCQAGFALMGLESRECTATGTWTGDAPQCKAITCPVLSAPDHGELNCSHLHGDFAFGSTCAFSCHTGFALMGLESRECTATGTWTGDPPHCEAIACPVLSAPDHGELNCSHLHGDFVFGSTCAFSCQAGFALVGMESRECTATGAWTGDTAQCKVISCLVLDPPSRGQLSCSHTHGNFTYNSTCTFSCEEGFIRRGAEVLRCAATGNWTRHAPVCTEDGATFLKEVLAYSSGTALAVAGIVLSGMLIALLAKRLSDRDEKKKLLNPTSDLGSPGIFTNAAYDANL